Within Azoarcus sp. DD4, the genomic segment GAAAATCCGGCCATTGGGTGGCGGGCGGCTGATCGCCGCCGGGCCTGGCACGGGCGCGTGGCTTCGGGCGGAAAACTGCCAAAGCTTCCGCGCTCGGCGCAAACACGACAATGCTCGATGCGCCCTGGCCCCGAAATTCGCTCACAAATCCTTGATTTAATTAAGCCCTTCGTGCCGACGCCGACATCGGCACCGGACTTGCATTGCCCACACCTGCCGGTGCCTGGCACGGGTGGGGCGCGCTCTCGCAGCCTGCCTCGATCTCAAACTGCACGATGAGCACGGAAATATGGCAATCAAGGACATCAAGGCATTTTCGGACAAGGCCCGCGAGGATGCGGCGCTCGGCGAACAACTGAAGGCTTGTCAGAAGCTGAAGGAACTGCTGACGCTGGCCCGCGAAAGCGGTTTCCCGCTGGACGAAGTCGAACTCTATCCGCCCAACGAGCCGCAATTCACCGAAGACCAGCTCTCCGAGCGTCTGGTCAAGGCGCTGCTGCGCGTCTGATCGCGCCCTGCCGGCCTGCCGCCACGACAGGCCGGCAACGCAGGCACGGCGGTGCGCCGCCGGTGCCGTTCAGAATGCCATCGTCCAGGGCAGCTCGCCCTGGATGAAGAGCTTGGCCTCGGCCGACTGCGGCCGGGCGAAGAAGCGCTGCGTCTGCGCATGCTCGCGCACCCGCCCGCCGGACAGAAAGACGATGTCGTCGCCCAGCCGGGTCGCCTGACCGAGGTTGTGGGTGACCATCAGGATGCGGGTGCCGTCGGTCCGGATCTCGCGGATGATGCGTTCGACCTCGGCACTGGCCGAGGGGTCGAGGCTGGCGGTGGGCTCGTCGAGCAGCAACAGGCGCGGTTTCGTCAGCCAGGCGCGGGCGAGTGCCAACCGCTGCTTCTCGCCGCCCGACAGTTGCCGTGCACTATCGTCGGCGCGTCCGGCAAGGCCGATGCGCTCCAGCACGGCGCGGGCGCGCCGCCGCCGTTCGCGAGCCGATACCCCCATCGGTTTCAGACCGAGCGCCACGTTTTCCAGCACCGAGGCACGCAGCATCATCGGCTGCTGGAAGACCATCATCACGCCACCGCGAGGTAGGCTGCCCCCGCCCCAGTCGATCTCGCCGCCGGATGGCGACACCAGCCCGCACAGCGTGCGCAGCAACATGCTCTTGCCGGCGCCGTTGGGGCCGAGAACCAGGGTGATGCCCTCGTCGCCGAGCTCGAGATCGATGCCGTCGAGCACCGTCCGGCCGTTGGGCGAAACACGCAGATCGCGGATGCGGATGGGGAACATGGTCGTTTCGGCTAGCCGTAGCGTCGCATCGCCCACTGGCGCATGCCGAAGGCGAGCGCATTGAGCGCAACGATGAGGACGATCAGCACGACACCGAGCGCGATTGCCAGCGCCAGGTCGCCCTTGCTGGTTTCGAGCGCGATCGTGGTGGTCATGACACGGGTGGCCCGGTCGATGTTGCCGCCGACGATCATCACCGCGCCAACCTCGCTCATCGCCCGGCCGAGCCCTGCCAACACCGCCACCAGCAGGGAATGGCGGCAGTCGTAGAGCAGCGTGGTGACGCTCTGCCACCAGCTGAAGCGCATCACCTGCAACTCTTCCGCATAACGTTGCCAGACATCTTCCACCACCTGGCGGGTGATCGCCGCCATCAACGGCACCACCAGCACGGTCTGGGCGATCACCATCGCCGTCGGCGTGTACAACAGGCCGGCCGCGCCGAAAGGACCGGAGCGCGACAGAAACAGGTAGACGATCACGCCGACCACCACCGAGGGCAGGCCCATCAGACCGTTCATCAGCACCGAGGCGGCGTGCTTGCCAGGAAAGCGTCCGACGGCAAGACATGCGCCGAGCGGCAGGCCGAGGAGCGTGCCGAACAGCACTGCCGCGCCACTCACCTGCAACGACAGCCACACGATCTCCGCCACGCGCGCGTCTAGCGTCGCAAGCAGGGCAATGGCATCGGTGAAGGTGGTGGCGAAGATCGACATCGGCGGGAGAATACCGGAAAGCTGCACGCCTGCCCTACGTCCCCTGCCGACCACCGTGCCGCGTTTCCTGCTGCCGTCGAGACGATCGCAGGCGGGCGCTTTACGCAGCTTTACAAGGAGTCGCCACCACGCTCGCCGAAGTCGCCGCAGAATGTGAACATCGGGCGCGAATGCCCGCCACGCCAGGAGGCCAAGATGTCCACGCCATTGCCGAACCGGCCCGTCGCCACGACGCGCGGGGGACCGCTGCGGATGCTCCTGATCGCCTTCCTCACCGCCACCGTGGCCGCCTGCGCCAGCCCGCCGCAACGCCGGGTGGTGCAGCGCATGCCGGAAGTGACGCCGCCCGACACCGAAGTTGTGGCCTACCCGCTGCAGCGCCAGAGCGAACGGGTGATCCGCCAGGATCGCTACGAATGCTACCTGTGGGCGGTGCGTCAGAGCGGCTACGATCCGGCACAGACCCGCCCCACCGCGCCGCCGCCGACGCCCCGCGTGCTGCCCAATCCACCCGTCGGTTACGACACCGCGGCCGGAGCCATCACCGGCGCGGTAATCGGTGCCGCGGTCGCAAATCCGCACAACACCGGCCAGGGCGCGGCCATCGGCGCGGCCGTCGGCGCGGTTGCCGGCGCCGCTTCCGACGCGGCGCGCGAGGCCCAGGCCCAGCGCATCGAAGACGCCTATGCCGAACGTGCGGCCCGAACCAGCTACGGCAACTGGCGGCAGGCGGAAAACTATCGCCGCGCCCTGTCCGCCTGCCTCGAGGGGCGCGGATACTCGGTCCGCTGAACCCGCACGGCCAGACAAGGAGAAGCGTGATGATCCGATCCAGAATTGCATTGCCCGCGCGCTTGCTGGCAGCCGCCCTGTGCGCGCTTGCGCTCGTTCCGCTCGCCGCGCAGGCCGATCCGCGCGACGAGCGCGGCCGCGACCACTGGCCCGAGCGGCGCTTTCGCGATGTCCCCCACAGCCGCGGCACGGTGGTCCCGCGCCTGCCGCACAGTCATCGCACCATCATCTACGGCGGCATTCCCTATTACTTCGACGGCGGTTTCTGGTACCGCCCCTGGGGCGGCAACTTCGTCGTGGTGGCACCGCCCGTCGGCATCGTGCTGCCCATCCTGCCCAACGGCTACGTCACCCTGAACATCGGTGGCCGCGTCTATTACCGGCACGACGACGTCTATTACATGCGGCGCAACGACGGCTACATCGTGGTCGATCCGCCGTTGCAGGAGCATCCGGACGAGGACGACGAGGGGCGCAGCACGCCCCTTCCGCGCGACGAACTGTTCATCTATCCGAACCGGAACCAGGGCGAACGGCAGCAGGGCAACGACCGCTTCGAATGCCATGAATGGGCCGTCGGCCAGACCGGCTACGACCCCACGCTGGCCGGTGGCGGCAGCGGATATTCGCCGGCGCACCGCAGCGACTACCTGCGCGCGCTGAGCGCCTGCCTGGAGGGGCGCGGCTACACCGTGCGCTAACCGCCGCCCTTCTGCATGCCGCGGTCGAGCAGCATCAGCAGCCGCCGACGGGCGGGTTCGTCACCCACCTCGAAGCGGTAATCGACGCCCAACTGCGGCAGCTCGAACAAACCCAGCCTTCGCAGCGGCAAGACCTGCAGGCCGATGACCAGGGCCACGCCGTCGCCGGCCACCCGCAGCACGCCTTCGACGGCCGAACCCGACACTGCCGGCCAGCTCGCCCGCAGGTCGCGCTCGAACTGGGCCGGCGTGGCGCTCACGAGGCGTTCGAAGCGGGACGGCACCGGCCCATGGAGGAAAGCCATCCCGCCGGGGCCTTCAACCGCCGGCAATCGGCGGCCAGATCGCCAGTTCGTCGCCGTCGGCCAGGCGCCGGCGCACCCGCTCGGCCGGCGGTACGAAGACCCCGTTCACCAGCACCAGGTGCGCGCTCTTCTCCGGCACCCGGTAGCGGTGCACCAGGTCCGACACGGTCGTGCCCTCCTCCACGTCCAGCTCGAGCCGGTTGCCCTTGCGCTCCGGCGGCAGGTAGTCGGTGAGCGAGGCGAAGAGCTTGAAGGCGATCTTCATGGCGGGACGGCCTCAGCGCGCCAGCGCCATCGGCTGCGAGCGCGCGATGTAGGCGTCGACGAAGGCAAGCGGCGCGGCAAGCAGCCTGTCCTTCCATTCGCCCAGTTTCACCTGCCCGTGGATCAACCCGCGCAGTGCGCCGACATGCTCGGTCAGCCCGATCGAAGTGGCGCCGATCAGCACGTCGTCCTTGAACTGCAGGCTGAGGTAGCGGCTGCGCGCTTCGTCCACATGCTCGACGCCGACGCCGCCCTTGTCGGCCGCCTCGCCCCACCACTGGCCGAAGGAGGTCGAGATCAGGCCCAGGGTGTCGAGCACGTTGATCGCCAGCACGCCGTTGAGCTCGGTCGCATGCCCGGCCATGTTGAGCGCGGCCACGCGCGCCTGGTCCGCCGCATTGGGCTGGATGGCGGCGACCAGGTGCGCGCCGGTGAAGAGGTCGGGCGCCTCGGCGACGTCGCCGGCGGAAAAGATGCCGGGCACGCTGGTTTCCAGCCTAGCATCGACCAGCACGCCCTTGGCCACGTGCACACCGGTGCCTTCGAGAAAGGCGACGTTGGGCGCCACCCCGGCGGCGACGATGACGAGGTCGCAATCGAGCGTGTCGCCGGTCGTCAGCGTCACGGTCAACGGCGCGGCGGCACCCTCGCCGCTGCCGCGATCGATGCGGCTGACCCCGGCATTGGTGACGACGCGGATGCCCTTGTTCTCCACCCAGCGCTTGATCATGCCGCCGGCCTGCGGCGTCATCATCCGCGGCACCATGCGGTCGCCCATCTCCACCACGGTGAGTTCGACGCCGCGCTTGGCGAGCGCCTCCATGATGATGCAGCCGATGAAGCCGGCTCCGAGCTGCAGCACCCTCGCGCCCGGTTTGGCATAAGCGGCGATCGCCCGCGCATCGTCCAGCGTCCAGCAGGTTTGCACCTCGGGCAGGTCGACACCGGGAATCGGCGGACGCACCGGATGCGAGCCGGTGGCGATCAACAGGCGGTCGTAATCCTCGAAGTGGCCGTCGAAGAACAGCACCCGGCGCTTTTCGGTGTCGAGCGCCACCGCGCGGCCGCGCAGCTGACGGATGCGCAGCTTGTCGAAATGGCCTTCACCCTTGCGCAGATAGGTGCCGCGCTCGTCGATGTTCTCTTCCAGCAGGTAGGGAATCGCCATGCGCGAATACGGCGGCGCATCCTCGTTGCCGACCAGCACGATCTCGTCCTGCGGCGCCACGCGGCGCAAGGTTTCGGCAGCCACCACGCCGGCGGGGCCGTTGCCGAGTATCAAGTGTTTCATGGGAAATCCTCGATGGCAGGCCGCCTTCAGCCATGCGGTTGAAGGCGGCGATCATCATCCCGGGCGGCGGGCCGGAGCCCGCCCCCGATGCAGACCCGCAACGGGCCGGTCAGAGACCGAGACGTGCCAGCGTGTCCGCCGTCGGCACGCCCTCGGGCGTCCAGCCGCGCACCTGGTAGTACTCCGGCAGCATCTTCGCGAGGCCGTTCACCAGCCCCTTGGCCGGACCGGTCTTGGCCGGTTCGGTGGTCAGGCGCGGCGGCAGGTTGTCGTCCTTGGCGGTGAAGCCGGCGGCGTTGTTGAACTGGCGCTCCATGTTCCAGATGCGCTCGCCCACCTCGTTCAGCTTGTCCATGCTCCAGTCGCCTTCGCAGGCGGCGGCCAGCTGCGGCTGCACGTCGGCCAGCGTCCAGGCGAAGCTGGTAAACACGCAGATGCCAGCCGAATCGAACACCGCGGTCGCATCCTGGAAGGCCTTCACCAGTTCCGGCTTGCCCTCGGTGACGAGCGGATCGGTCTTCACCGGGATGCCCAGCACTTCGGAGGCGACGGTGTAGCCGCGCAGGTGGCAGGCGCCGCGGTTGGAGGTGGCATAGGCCAGACCCATGCCCTGGATGCCGCGCGAGTCGTAGGCGGGGAATTCCTGCCCCTTCACGCTCATCGACAATTCGGGGTGGCCGTACTTTTCGCACAGGCGCTTGGAGCCGAGGCCGATGTCCTTGCCGAAGCCCTCGCCGGCGGCGGTCATCTCCACCAGCTTCGCCAGCGCCTCGGCCGAACCGAAGGGCGCGTCGATGCCGATCTGCTCCTTGGTCAGCACGCCCATGTCGTAGAGCTCCATCACCGCGCCTATGGTGGCGCCGAAGGAGATCGGGTCCATGCCTTGCTCGTTGCAGATCAGGTTGGCGTACTGCAGCGCCTCGAGGTCGCCGACGCCGTTGGCCGCGCCCAGCGCCCAGGCCGCCTCGTACTCCAGACCGCCGGAGGCACCCCAGTACTTGGGACTGTTCTTGACGGTGAAGTGGCC encodes:
- a CDS encoding MoaD/ThiS family protein — translated: MKIAFKLFASLTDYLPPERKGNRLELDVEEGTTVSDLVHRYRVPEKSAHLVLVNGVFVPPAERVRRRLADGDELAIWPPIAGG
- a CDS encoding Nif11-like leader peptide family natural product precursor, with the translated sequence MAIKDIKAFSDKAREDAALGEQLKACQKLKELLTLARESGFPLDEVELYPPNEPQFTEDQLSERLVKALLRV
- a CDS encoding DUF6515 family protein encodes the protein MIRSRIALPARLLAAALCALALVPLAAQADPRDERGRDHWPERRFRDVPHSRGTVVPRLPHSHRTIIYGGIPYYFDGGFWYRPWGGNFVVVAPPVGIVLPILPNGYVTLNIGGRVYYRHDDVYYMRRNDGYIVVDPPLQEHPDEDDEGRSTPLPRDELFIYPNRNQGERQQGNDRFECHEWAVGQTGYDPTLAGGGSGYSPAHRSDYLRALSACLEGRGYTVR
- a CDS encoding YMGG-like glycine zipper-containing protein — encoded protein: MSTPLPNRPVATTRGGPLRMLLIAFLTATVAACASPPQRRVVQRMPEVTPPDTEVVAYPLQRQSERVIRQDRYECYLWAVRQSGYDPAQTRPTAPPPTPRVLPNPPVGYDTAAGAITGAVIGAAVANPHNTGQGAAIGAAVGAVAGAASDAAREAQAQRIEDAYAERAARTSYGNWRQAENYRRALSACLEGRGYSVR
- a CDS encoding ABC transporter permease, which gives rise to MSIFATTFTDAIALLATLDARVAEIVWLSLQVSGAAVLFGTLLGLPLGACLAVGRFPGKHAASVLMNGLMGLPSVVVGVIVYLFLSRSGPFGAAGLLYTPTAMVIAQTVLVVPLMAAITRQVVEDVWQRYAEELQVMRFSWWQSVTTLLYDCRHSLLVAVLAGLGRAMSEVGAVMIVGGNIDRATRVMTTTIALETSKGDLALAIALGVVLIVLIVALNALAFGMRQWAMRRYG
- a CDS encoding phosphate ABC transporter ATP-binding protein, which encodes MFPIRIRDLRVSPNGRTVLDGIDLELGDEGITLVLGPNGAGKSMLLRTLCGLVSPSGGEIDWGGGSLPRGGVMMVFQQPMMLRASVLENVALGLKPMGVSARERRRRARAVLERIGLAGRADDSARQLSGGEKQRLALARAWLTKPRLLLLDEPTASLDPSASAEVERIIREIRTDGTRILMVTHNLGQATRLGDDIVFLSGGRVREHAQTQRFFARPQSAEAKLFIQGELPWTMAF
- a CDS encoding NAD(P)/FAD-dependent oxidoreductase, coding for MKHLILGNGPAGVVAAETLRRVAPQDEIVLVGNEDAPPYSRMAIPYLLEENIDERGTYLRKGEGHFDKLRIRQLRGRAVALDTEKRRVLFFDGHFEDYDRLLIATGSHPVRPPIPGVDLPEVQTCWTLDDARAIAAYAKPGARVLQLGAGFIGCIIMEALAKRGVELTVVEMGDRMVPRMMTPQAGGMIKRWVENKGIRVVTNAGVSRIDRGSGEGAAAPLTVTLTTGDTLDCDLVIVAAGVAPNVAFLEGTGVHVAKGVLVDARLETSVPGIFSAGDVAEAPDLFTGAHLVAAIQPNAADQARVAALNMAGHATELNGVLAINVLDTLGLISTSFGQWWGEAADKGGVGVEHVDEARSRYLSLQFKDDVLIGATSIGLTEHVGALRGLIHGQVKLGEWKDRLLAAPLAFVDAYIARSQPMALAR